The genomic stretch taaaatttaaaaaagaacagTATTTCTATAaggtaaaaattaatatgcaactaatttttatatttaattaaaaaaacgtCAATGCATAGTATGTTGTTATTCTCACAATATTATTATcctaataaacatataactCTCatgtatatgaattaattaaatgaattcATATAAAGTGGTTACTTATAAAGCTCAATAAttctgcatatatataaaataaatatatatatatataaatatatttatatttaaatgataaaatgaaaaaaaatataataaattgagTACttgataaaacaaaaattctGAGAAatctttgaaaaaataactaaaatacaaacatacggtttattttctaaactatgaaaataaaaaaattaataaaaaaaaaaaaaaaagagaagaatttaaaaatttacatattctCATAAGggatttataaaattaattaaatgaacaaatctaaacttataaatgttatatttacattaggAGGAACAATAATAACGTTAAAAGGATTCTTTTAGGTAAAaactaaatataatttacattatacataaatatgagTAGTTTGTAAGTATAAACTctaatacatattaaatttcatatgcattgatataaatgaattcaaattaaatatttcaatcaattttgctttaatttattattgaaatGGAAAGCTAGATCCTCAATTAAACTATTcgagaaatttttaaaatccttattaataattttaaagtatttaaaaataaaataaaaaattgatacTGAGATGAATGCTATAGATCCTAGAATGATTATACACATGTGGGCATCAATTGTAGGATTAAGAAGTTTggtcataataataatacttataatggggaataataaaattggaGTAAAAACCTTAAGAGCTAattctttcttattttctaCAGGTTTACcagtaaatttatttatctcTATATATTCAAAGCCTAATAGTTTTCCCAATATTGTTTCATATTTTGCATCTAGTTTCTTCAAATAATTAGATATCCCAGATGATTTGTCTTTTCTTTCTGGCTTATAACTTTTcgtttgaatatattttccttttaattcTCCTTTTACCCCTTCAAGATAATTAACAGAGTTTAATGAATCATTGGAACTATCAAAATTATCGTTagaatttaatgaaataagtGAGTTTTTATGGTTGTTCTGAAActtatcatttaaattaaattctgAATATTCATAATCTTTGTATGTTTGTCCATATAATAATCTGCTTACTTTTATACCTTATACATTCCTTATGTCGATTTTTTTGTTGCTTGGTATTCCAGAGTTTGTCTAAAAATTAgggtaaatatttaataggTAGAAAAATAAccgtattatatataattaagaaagtcattttaaaatagaaatgaaaatcttcaaaaaactatatagaaattatttattaaagcaATTATATTACCTCATAGGAATAAAACATccataataaaaaggaaaatgagAAACGTTTAATAAGGAAAGcgaatttatatgttttttccatgatgtaaatttatttataggtACTAAActtttttgataatataatttttatctgtatgattttacaataatattgtataaagattttttaaagttttaCTCTATTGAATTTGCtaatttcaaaatttaaaaccTTTTAGAGTTTCTTAAATAGtgataattatataagtttTTCAAAGCAAAAATAGGTAAAATtcgttaaataaaaatattatagtaatttgtttttatgtaaatatattattatttaaagtaatataaatatggaataagattttaaaaatattataaattatataattatattagttATTGTAATTAAGAGTTGatgtaaatatgttatttaagaaaaagttaattacattcttatatttttcttgcgcatattaaaaaaaatatttagctattttaattatgaaaattgttaaaatatagtataattaCAAGATAAGGCAAATGGAAAtcattgaaaatatattatttaaaattaaaattttatgattGAAATAATGACAAATATGTTGAATTTATCTAAATTCttatgtacaaaaaattattttgaaataattagtaataagagtaataattaaaacattaatatgcatcataataattatttaataaaatttaatttatatgcatatatacaatattttagACTTAtgtcatttaataaaaagttcTTAAAATACTGTTAGAGATCAAAAATACGGAATATAGTTTAGTTTACTTTTATTGTTATCTTatataagataaattaatcttatactttttttaacagtataagacttaattttattataggATGCTTAATTTAACTATCTTTAACAGTagttcaaaatttttaaaaatacaatatataatattaaaaataaaaatttgggcatgtgaatatttttttttatttatgcgattaaaaataagatgATATAATTAAAGGGGGAggaaacaaaacaaataaaaaaaataataaatttacatatattaaaattgttataaagaattatatatacataatttaagGGCACTATAATTATACTTTAATACTGAATTattagttattttattttatataaggtATTAACTTGTAacataatagaaaaaagtgTACTCTAAAATACAATGTATCTATGATATTAAGATTATGAACTAAGAAAAGCAAAAGATTGTGCTTTACTAGTAATGaacaaattattatgtaaaattataaaatagtaaacatttcaaatatttttattttgtataaaagaaaaaacataagCTACACTATGTGAATTATGATGAAACCTTATAAACCGTGAattaaatttgtaaaattattgaacatttaaatgatatcatattttttgtagatattgtattatatatcttgCACAggaatgtaaataatatatttaaattttatattattatatatttaacttattttatttgtatgcattaaatattaattatattatttattaaatgtaaaaaatacataatacaaaaattacgCTAACTTTATtgagtaatatatatataacagaaaaatttatccatgatatatatacttaataaaaagaaaaataaatattttacaaggAAATTAAACTATTAgttcattattttctaacTTAAGAgatgtataaataattgtgaaaaataaacatatattttccatGAAGACccaaaaaaaatgtttaaaaatcACCAATATTTCTAGAACAGAAAAATGGTACTTCTAAATAATTGCTTGGAAGGATATCATTATGTAATATCCTTATTTTtcgaaaattattttataaaatatatacatggattattatatatttttaaaatcgataaaattatattatataaagaaacattaaatgaaattaaaaaaataggacAATAAAATTTACGAAAAACCTAAAAGAGactaaataaaagaattaataagtGTTGTTacgataataatatatacattaaaggaataaatatatattactttaatttttataatttaaaaatggcgttttaaatttagaaaattttttttctatttcaattttcaaattattaactTGCAGGCTAAGACTTTTTAATAGGAATAatttgaaattatatattagattattacaataaatatttatgaatatgatttttttataattctcaTATCCACTTTATCTCTTgagaaaataaacaattggggtaaaataaattttttccattaaaagtatttttaataaaatgttatttttttatatatttatatagattTATTATGATTCACTGTTAAAATGCATTACAAACATTGCGTactttaaaatgaataaaaacaaaataataaatttatttgaaaatcatacatagaaaaattattaaaccataatttttagtaaattatattgttattcttAATGATTCGTTaaaaatcatttatattctgtatattatttgtaaatttatttcatatatgtttccaaattaattaaattatttgtactATATTAATGCttattatatctttaatctccttttttttttttttttctttttttgattatattaatattcctTCTAAAAGTttagaattaattaaaaataattaagtagttagatataaatagttttcacttagaaataatgatatatatttattttaattaaatctaTAACATTCAAAAGTTTtcgaaaaaacaaaaaaattagaccttatttaactttattttttcataaattagGTATTTCCTTATACACTCGATTCTTTAAGTATggtcaaaaatataaaagatgtATTTcctttatgtatatatatataatgctgatatattaacatattacaaaatatcatgtaaaatatagttatcctcatttattattactgtttttgtgttgttaaaattaatatttttttacaaataatttttttgaaaatatcatgttaataaaattataatttataatgaCAAGATATTCATAACATTACTTATTGCTTTGGAGTAtgaaataatgtattttatatgtatactataCGATCTATATGGTATATAAATTCCGTATTTCCTTATAATATggaaatactatttttttcctaatttATTCTGAAtggaattaataataaaaattatttagttAAATTACTCTgctaaataattaaaatatatattttgaatatttttatataaattaatattattttatttagatcaaagttatttttttttaataaacactataaagttaaaaattttataatacctttttaatattatttttgtatatgcatgttataaaatactctacttttatgtaaattttattaagtagatacaaaagaaaaaaaaaaattagaattaaaTAACTAATATAATATCCTTTGCCTTTAAGAAGTTATagtataactttttatatattttttactaaatattttaaaatatttaaagaacagaacatgaaaaaaagcattatgattttatcatttattaaaattgttgtACTTATCTTCTTAACGTGGATACCGCATCTAAGTAATCATGTGgtatgataaaattatttaagaatatttttgttatttatatttttatgaatacaCTTTTCAtccttatattatttattcattaaattactattatttattttgtatttttagaTTACGTTTAACAAATACCTAGGCAAAAAGTACACGCTTGCTATAAAATTAGACGACAGAATATATCGAttactagcaaaatataaaaaggataagGATTCAAAAGTTGCAATGTTAAGAGAtgatatatcaaataatggaatggacaaaaaaaaggatatatataatactgaAAAGGAGTGcacagaaaaaaagaaagaattatatagaggttcattaaataattatgataaacACAAACAAGATATGAACAATAAATATCCTAAATTTGtgacaaaaaaatacagtcatcttgaaaaaaaaatattcaaagagcTGGATTTTGtagattttcttaaaagGAACAAGAATATTAGTGATAAGACTTACAAAACAATAATGCGTAAAAAATTCTCATTACGATTAGGATCacctttattattgtttttgttGTTATCAACTCTACTCATAGTAGATATATCTCTGTGTTATCCATCTGGAGGAAAGGGATTTTGCGAGCTATTAAATTTAGACACGATTTTAAGTTCCTGGAAAACTATTTTGAAGAATCATTTTAGTTGGTTATTGATTGGTGCAAAAGCAACAACTAATGCTGTATTaggaaatttatttaatattgtattatatgtcattccttttttaatattaggtGTTACACTTATATCGTACGttttttattaccataaaaaagctaaaaaatatgaaaaaattaagttcagtaaaaagtgaaaagaataataaggaatttatttttttaaggcaacgtatattttaatacgATGTAATATTTACAATGTCATTAGTTATGtgtataataaacatatagtTAATTGTTGAAAATTTATGCAAGCAATTAGatattagtatattttctagctccaaaaaaatagaaatttatgttcttagtttttttatgaatttaaaggttttaagtttttataatttatgttttaaattattatatttttttaattatatattactggataatacatatatttgcttattaaaatagaattatatgaaaagtatatatttgtgcttTAAAAAGCATACATAGCAGTAgaattaacataattttaatggagtatttttgtttatttttatttaaactaatataaactatgcttactatttttttttttcttagaagaaaattactatttgtttaagtaattagaaaaataaccTATTAGttctaatttaataataaatgttccTTGTTTTGCATATAATGAAAGGGAGTAATATATTCTGTCAcgagaataaataaatatatatagttttttacTTAGGAAAGAACataaactttattttttaaagcaacttttattttaaatttcttataaaagatatttattgtaaattttttgtttttatcagATATGTAGTCTTCTTTGCATGGTGTAAATATCaaggtataaatatataatatagtattttttttaaatatggattaattaaaatgatataataagATGAGCATACAGGATATTTCAATTTGAATGAAATAACAAACTTTCATAATACTTTTATTGTAATTAATTGTgaaattatttcaattttttaaaaattacttaaatacatattatattgaaaatttataaaaaaaaattcactCATTAcctatttatatgtaaacattacattataataagttaatataatgtactaaatgtaaaaatatatccgcagataataaattgaaattttttgtttttctttttcataatagTAACTTTCTagaaatatgttatatatatctgtaaaaagttaaataatcattaaaggaaataaaaataaatatatatttattataacaatataataatgtgtacgcatttgtttatatatattttctattttttatgtctataagtatatttatgagagaactaatattattttaagaacacacaattattatatagtttttattGATCATTAATAaccttttcatatttataacgctcataattaaaataaaaaaaaagtaaaaaaagatgaattctttttatatgtagataattaataatagttaacattgttcttatttgttggaaaatttttttataatatctatttaaaaaatcattctatgttttttttacaatatttaatTGAATAAGTGTAgtgtataatatttacaacGTAAAagtttttagaaaaatttgtaatgatttaattaaatttaataaatttgatTCCCTGAtggttaaaataaaataataatgtaaaattaatatatattatacttatcCGACATacatgttaaaaaattattatttagtcAATTAAcataactatatatttttcgttGTAAAAGAATATGCCAATTCCACTCAAAATGAAGCTACAATATATGGACAATTTTAcatggtaaaaataaaagcactgataataagaatattgataaaagaattaattatttttaacatttatttatatattattttttttttcttttgttaatATGCGTTATATctgtatttaattaaaatgtttttttctatttatataaaatttatgtatggaataattacattatatta from Plasmodium malariae genome assembly, contig: PmUG01_00_34, whole genome shotgun sequence encodes the following:
- the PmUG01_00059700 gene encoding fam-l protein; amino-acid sequence: MKKSIMILSFIKIVVLIFLTWIPHLSNHVITFNKYLGKKYTLAIKLDDRIYRLLAKYKKDKDSKVAMLRDDISNNGMDKKKDIYNTEKECTEKKKELYRGSLNNYDKHKQDMNNKYPKFVTKKYSHLEKKIFKELDFVDFLKRNKNISDKTYKTIMRKKFSLRLGSPLLLFLLLSTLLIVDISLCYPSGGKGFCELLNLDTILSSWKTILKNHFSWLLIGAKATTNAVLGNLFNIVLYVIPFLILGVTLISYVFYYHKKAKKYEKIKFSKK